caaaattactataatttcgaatgtataaataagtattttcttataaaaagttttaaaacagcacaatttttctaaatattaaaagcatGATGTTtagttattcaaattcaaataagtcctatttgttattaactcttaaaaaagacaatttaatatatcaattttcaaTATGAACATAATATACTTGGAATTGTTAAAATACTTTAGCACCaggaatgttaaatttaaaagaattataagatacacgttttatttttcgtaaactGAAAGCACAAGTGATACATTCAAATTGTACACATTatgattgttattaaaatatattcttgtctAAAGTCCGGCCGCTGAGAACGTTCACTCCAGAGTCTTCGTGACGCCTCTGTCGGTTGATCGTGACTAAAGAATAATGATACACtaccaaattaaaaagttgatataatcttgtattttgttatttatttttaatttaatttaatgcaaaGATATAACTTACTTTTTatcagttttttatattaatatcacataTTGTACGCTATTTTAAGGTTACGTCGTCAATTCGATCTTGGACTTCCATCAATAACGCAATTCTCAGCATCTGGACTTTAGTTACACCTATCACAATATCCTGAACATCTGAATCTGTATATATTCTTTCATTTCACGTGCTCATTTCATGCAATGTTCCATTCTGTTCGGGATCTCTGGGAAATAAATGTGggatcatttgttttttaataaagcaaaatGTTTGTGTTACATGTGTTTTCATAACAGTTTGTTTCTATCACTAATTATGTGAATTGGGATTGTGACTCACTTTTCATtgttgcatgttttttttttatttacctcttACAAACTATTTGCTtaaaattgtcaatttattttttataattaaaattaaataattgtaaagatCGATATGTTTGTACccattaagataaaattatgagAGCTATAAATTTActctgataaaataatttttcaaaatattttgagatTAGAATTATGGATTGTATAATCTGCTAACACTATACCCTCTCTTCTCTTCCCTTCTCCCTCTTTCTTCCATTTGCAGAATCCGTCCCGAAAAGATTTGAACGTGCAAATGATGATGGAAATCGAATCATCTCTCCTGGGAGCTGAAGTAATACGCTCACCCTGCATCTTCATACGTCCAGAAGTAGACAAAGCCACAGCTAATAAAGTCAAGGATATCATTGTAAATCATCAGGGAGAAATTTGCGGTGAGTCATCATTgaagttcttttttcaaaaaatcaaataatactaacatatttaaagtttaagatTAACCGCAATTTTTAACGGTCAATATCTcggtttattaattaattaattaaattaacataatttaagatataataccctttatttaaagttttttaataacaatatattttttagaggaCGAAGAAGACGCAACGCATATAATTCACCCCGCGGTAGATCCTCTGGAGGAAGAGTACGCTCGGCCTGTATTCAAACGTGGGAACAGCGTTCTTATACACTGGTACTACTTCCCCGACAGCCACGACACCTGGGCACAGTCTGATCTACCGGCAAGTGTTATatgaatcttattattatacgtCATTGATTGAACGATATCGACACGAAATTTGCTTTTTTTGCCGAGGTTAAAggaaattcaatatattttgtggcgatgtaaaaatataaaattgttaatccCCAAAACTTCATTGCTTAAAGAGACCATCAAAATTAATCAAGAGAACAATTCCTCTCATGTTGTTATATTGCAATTGTGTGTGGCAGGTGGACGTGCCCGAGAATGTGAGCTGGGAGTGCAACCGAGCGGAGCCGTGGCGCGTGTCGGCCACGTGGGCGCTCGACCTGCCGCAGTACAACGAGTGGATGAACGAGGAGGATTACGAAGTCGATGTCAACGGAAAGAAAAAGGTGAGGCAGTACTCGTAATGAGATTTGTAGCTGGCAATACGTTCATAGTATATTAAAGCACATAACACATTGGATGCAATTTATTCCAAAAAGTCGAGGCCTCTTAACAATATCTTTAAGTAtctttcatagttttttttttgaaaacataCTTGTTTGCAAAAGTGTAGGTATATGTAATTAGTGAGTTTAGTTCTTTAATAGCATATCTTGAGAATTAAACGATCGCCCCCTATCTATTTCTctgtgatattaaatatatgtattattagatAATTACAAATCGACAAAGAATAACCGCTGAGTATCCTAACCGATTGATAGAGGATtggtaatgcttctatattgaaagaAGGAATtcgaattaatttgatatttacaaCAACGATCATATTTGTTCTTTCTTAAATCAAACCATTCGTAAAAAATGCTGTGGGACCCTTACTTTAAcattatttgtgttattatacTAACTGTACATTTTAGGTACACAAGTTGAGACTGTCCGTTGATGATCTAATCCCCGGGTCTGAGCCGTCAGGGAAAAGTAAAAAGGGTAAGAGGAAGCGATCTCCCTCTCCGCCGCCGCAGAAACACGGGAAGAGAAAGAGGTACGAATAATTGAGTTTTTTCACGAAtgaccaattattatttattataaccaaGGCCTTTATTtcgacataaaaatacaatgctttttaaacactaaatatacttcatttgTGGACAAAATCTAGTAattatgtgtgtgtttttatttaacttttggtTTAGTCGTGTGGCGAAGCGTCGCGATAACGACGGTGATGAAGAAGAGGATAACGCGTCCAGAGACAATACTGATGTCGCGCCCACACCTGAGAGCGAGCGGTCTACTGACAGTTAGTTAATCATTTgacaaatatctttattattcgAGTAACGATCAAAATCTCGcttatttttatcaaagtattttgttataaataacaatgtaataGTTCTGTATgaaatcagatttttttttaattttaatagaaaacctTATGTgctcaccactgcccatagacattggcattgtGAAAAGTCTATGAATTATTCACGAATGTGTCACATCTACGATATTTAGTCCCGCATAGTACATTAGCCGTTGTCCCGCAGCGCCGGCGCCGGCCTCGGGCGCGGCGGAGGCGAGCGCGGCGCCCGACGCGCCCGCCACGCCCGCGCCCGCCATGGACGCGCACGACGACTCGCAGGGCAAGCACAGCGACTCCAATACGCAGGTAACTCTCCCCGCAGCGCCGGCGCCGCCTCGGGCCACGAATAacttgttttatgttatttaagtaaagcggaactataaataatgattaacatGTACaccattttatttgatttgatgccAATTTTCTACACTTAAAGAAACATgattggattattattatttaaagaaacaaaatttcaaagcttaaagaaatgaaatatttaattcaaactcaaagtggtaatataaaacttaatattgatATCAACAGGAAATGCTAACTAAGGAAGAGTTGGAAGACAATGTAACGGATCAAACTCACCACATCGTAGTGCCGTCCTACTCGGCGTGGTTCGACTACAACTCCATACACACCATCGAGAAAAGAGCGTTACCCGAGTTCTTCAACAATAAGAACAAGTCGAAGACTCCCGAGATATATTTGGCATATAGGtttgttttcttattaaacTTATGCTCTAActgtaaatacaataattggtaatagtttctaatatatatattttataaatttaattacataattaacagttttataatacttttagctTAACTGTGTATTTTATTCTTCTTTAAACATTGCAATATAATGTTAGAATTGCATCATTTTTGTAGCaacatattataactttataatgttGGCAATGTCAAAGACAAAAAACAGTCAAAATGTATCTTTAGACGTCAGGTTACTTTCATGAAATGCATGCATAGAAAATCTGTAAAGCTACAAGTGATTCTTTAATTGTAAACATGTTCACATACCGCTCGTCTCCCCCAGGAACTTCATGCTGGACACGTACCGCCTGAACCCGACGGAGTACCTCACGAGCACGGCGTGCCGGCGCAACCTGGCGGGCGACGTGTGCGCCATCATGCGCGTGCACGGCTTCCTCGAGCAGTGGGGGCTCGTCAACTACCAGGTCACGCTCGCGGATTTCATTTCCAGATACATGTTGTCTACTGTTCGTCATTATGATGTCACgtcataaattgtaaaatataaaaataatttggtgtATCCTAGGTGGAGACAGAGTCTCGTCCGACCGCTATGGGACCGCCGCCCACGTCACACTTCCACGTATTGTCCGACACTCCGTCCGGCTTGCAGCCGTTGCAGGCGAGACCTACTCAACCTAGACCAGGTAAAAACATGAAGCCTCTATTTTCAATGTTCTTCGATGATAactgctattttaaataatcgctACCTATATGCTAATgatgatatgaaaaataatcaaattaaaacattatatttttggtaCTCTATCAACCAGAATTGGTATTaggtaatttaacataaatataacatattttacaatgcTGCATAGTGGAAATCTCGAAGTCACTAAATTGTTTTACATATGCTTTTGTTCTTGATGAATAGCCTTGAAAaccttttgaaatttaatatcatgAACCGTTCGTATAACTCGATACACTACTTTTGCGGCGTATTCCAGCAGAGAACGTAGCGGTGCCGAAGGTGGAGGCCGGCCTTCCCAACGGCGCGGATGCGGGCGCGCCCGTCAAGCCCGAGCCCAACGTTAAGGCGGAGCCCACAATTGAACTGGGCACCGCACCTGGACTCAAGATGGACCAAGTAACTTGTTTAGATAATATTGAGATGTTATTGaataaccaaaaaaaatgtagaactAGATGTTTGGAATAGTTTAAATATGATGATTGCCCAATCATTTTGGGCATCACATcacatattatacatgtatCTATATATGAACGAAATTTATGCTATTTCTACTTGCCTTATAAAAACAACAAGCATATAAGTTTGATATATCTCAGTATCGTGGAGGAGCCCGGGGGCGCGAATGGACAGAACAGGAGACCCTCTTGCTGCTGGAAGCGCTGGAACTGCACCGAGACGACTGGAACCGCGTGGCGGCGCACGTGGGCTCCAGAACACATGATGAGTGTATCCTGCACTTCCTACGACTACCCATAGAAGACCCATATTTGAATGATACCTCAGCTAGTAAGTTATTTTAGTCATAGgaacataaataatagttataaggTATCAGTAATCAGTATTGTATGTATGAACAGTTGTCTtttttgaaaagtaaaatttgtatgGGCATGTTCAAAGTTGAAGTAAACTAATTTACacacctaaaaatattttgtagttatGTCAGTATGCACTGAGTCTAAGAGTAAAATACaaagatcaaaaatatttttatattgtaagttGAATTTATATCATacttaaatgttgttttttgtcGCAGGTGGTGTCCTGGGTCCATTAGCTTACCAACCCATTCCATTCAGCAAGACCGGCAATCCCGTGATGAGTACAGTTGCGTTCCTGGCTTCCGTAGTCGACCCGCGCATCGCTTCTAAGGCCACTAGAGCTGCTATGGACGAATTTTCTGCTATTAAGgtaaacattttatgaaaattatgtttgtttacatTCATATAAGACCTAAAAGttagttattgtaaaaaaatgtcaataaataaataataaataaattgttactttaCAGTGGACTCATCTGGTTGATGATTTTGATAGTggcttaaattaaatgaattattatgtaaagtGCTTAAATTCGTATGTGGTGACGTATCACGATGATGACATTGCACAGGACGAGGTACCGGCGGCCATGATGGAGGCGCACGTGAAGGCGGCCGGCGCGCACGGGCCCGCCGCCGCGCTCGCCGCCACCGGCATCGCCGGcaccgcgcccgccgcgcccgcagGTAGCGCCTCCTGCGCCGCTGTATAGTTGCATACCACTTCTGGATCGTGCCCCGAATGTTTTATTATGCCTATTAGTTCTATAACATATATTCAGCTTCAAATGTTATCTAAAtctaaatatgataaaattcagATTTGCCTTTTATTCTTAAAAGGCATTGCTGGTACAGTTttgctaataataattgattttatgagAGATTAATGTTCACCCGCAGTAGAGAAAAAAGAAGGCTCGGAGGTAAAACAAGAAGCAATGGAAGTGGACGGAGAGGGCGAAGCGAAGGTGAAGGAGGAGCCGGCGGAGGCGCCGCCCGCAGACGAAGCCAAAGAGACCAAGGACGATGCTACCCCACCGCCAGGTTAGTTAGGATAGTCAATGATGATTAACAAACGACGACACCTGCTTAAAATTTCAAACTTTTGTCGTCCTTGCTCGTTACATTTTTagcaaacatatattttttaaataaaaaaaattagtaattttttatattagcattAACACTTTTgtcaatcaattattaaaaaattaatgtacCATAGATGTGTACACaacaagttatttaataattattttatgttcagttatataaacgtaaaaaaaaaacaatataatgctAAATTGAAAATCGAAATTGCTTTAACAATGCAACAAtgcaatcaaaaaaataaacaatgaatgaCTGTTTCCAAAACTCAAATTTACcagataaatgaatttataaatttgaatctgAAATATTTCCTCTTTggttaaattcttattaattggCCAAAATGAAGTGACACAAAAATGTATTGCATCACAGAAGCGCCAGCAGCGGTAGACTCCAAGGTACAGTCAGCCGCAGCGGCAGCTCTTGCGGCTGCCGCCGTGAAGGCGAAGCATCTCGCGGGAGTCGAGGAGCGCAAGATAAAGTCTCTCGTGGCTCTACTCGTCGAGACGCAGATGAAGAAGCTGGAGATAAAGCTGAGACACTTCGAGGAACTCGAGGCAACCATGGAGCGAGAGCGAGAAGGTCAGGATTTAATTCACACACTACATATTTTAGTTTCTGCCGCGACAATTTTCGTCGTTCCTGACATCAAAATTTTCTAGGTCTCGAGTATCAACGGCAACAGCTGATACAGGAACGTCAACAGTTCCACCTGGAACAGCTGAAGGCGGCCGAGTTCCGGGCGAGAAACCACGCCATtcaaaggtaaaaaaaatcattacaagtCGATAGTCTGGTGATTCCTTCCCATCGAGGATGAGCGAGAGCATAACGTGTTCGCCGTTCCGTGCGCAGACTGCAGGCGGAGTCGGGCGGcgtggcggcggcg
Above is a window of Vanessa atalanta chromosome 19, ilVanAtal1.2, whole genome shotgun sequence DNA encoding:
- the LOC125071576 gene encoding SWI/SNF complex subunit SMARCC2, coding for MTTLGPKKDGGPNIEFFQSAESLTQFDQIRVWLQKNCKKHVQTDPPTKEGLAQLVIQLIQYQENKLGKNATDPPFMRLPMKVFMDMKPGGSLCTVLATMFRFKSEQRWRKFDFQVGKNPSRKDLNVQMMMEIESSLLGAEVIRSPCIFIRPEVDKATANKVKDIIVNHQGEICEDEEDATHIIHPAVDPLEEEYARPVFKRGNSVLIHWYYFPDSHDTWAQSDLPVDVPENVSWECNRAEPWRVSATWALDLPQYNEWMNEEDYEVDVNGKKKVHKLRLSVDDLIPGSEPSGKSKKGKRKRSPSPPPQKHGKRKSRVAKRRDNDGDEEEDNASRDNTDVAPTPESERSTDTPAPASGAAEASAAPDAPATPAPAMDAHDDSQGKHSDSNTQEMLTKEELEDNVTDQTHHIVVPSYSAWFDYNSIHTIEKRALPEFFNNKNKSKTPEIYLAYRNFMLDTYRLNPTEYLTSTACRRNLAGDVCAIMRVHGFLEQWGLVNYQVETESRPTAMGPPPTSHFHVLSDTPSGLQPLQARPTQPRPAENVAVPKVEAGLPNGADAGAPVKPEPNVKAEPTIELGTAPGLKMDQYRGGARGREWTEQETLLLLEALELHRDDWNRVAAHVGSRTHDECILHFLRLPIEDPYLNDTSASGVLGPLAYQPIPFSKTGNPVMSTVAFLASVVDPRIASKATRAAMDEFSAIKDEVPAAMMEAHVKAAGAHGPAAALAATGIAGTAPAAPAVEKKEGSEVKQEAMEVDGEGEAKVKEEPAEAPPADEAKETKDDATPPPEAPAAVDSKVQSAAAAALAAAAVKAKHLAGVEERKIKSLVALLVETQMKKLEIKLRHFEELEATMEREREGLEYQRQQLIQERQQFHLEQLKAAEFRARNHAIQRLQAESGGVAAAAASAAPGAPDAPPADAPQPPPAHHA